A stretch of the Notamacropus eugenii isolate mMacEug1 chromosome 2, mMacEug1.pri_v2, whole genome shotgun sequence genome encodes the following:
- the PTGES3L gene encoding putative protein PTGES3L isoform X4 translates to MEFCVEDSTDVQVLLEDHRVVFSCRNADGVEMYNEIEFYAKVNSKDSQDKRSSRSITCFVRKWKEKVAWPRLTKEDIKPVWLSVDFDNWRDWEGDEEVELAQVEHYAELLKKASAKGPPPAMDDLDDDSSGEDMAGT, encoded by the exons ATGGAGTTTTGTGTAGAGGACAGCACCGACGTCCAGGTGCTTCTTGAGGACCACCGGGTAGTTTTCAG CTGCAGGAATGCAGACGGTGTGGAGATGTACAATGAGATTGAGTTTTACGCCAAGGTGAACTCCAAG GACTCTCAGGATAAACGTTCAAGCCGCTCGATCACTTGCTTCgtgagaaaatggaaggagaaggtAGCCTGGCCTCGGCTCACCAAAGAAGACATCAAG CCAGTGTGGCTATCTGTGGACTTTGATAATTGGAGAGACTGGGAAGGGGATGAAGAGGTGGAGCTAGCTCAGGTGGAACATTATGCAGAG CTTTTAAAGAAAGCCAGTGCCAAAGGACCTCCCCCTGCCATGGATGACCTCGAT GATGATTCCAGTGGTGAAGACATGGCAG gAACTTAA
- the PTGES3L gene encoding putative protein PTGES3L isoform X3 — protein MARQHARTLWYDRPKYVFMEFCVEDSTDVQVLLEDHRVVFSCRNADGVEMYNEIEFYAKVNSKDSQDKRSSRSITCFVRKWKEKVAWPRLTKEDIKPVWLSVDFDNWRDWEGDEEVELAQVEHYAELLKKASAKGPPPAMDDLDDDSSGEDMAGT, from the exons ATGGCACG ACAACACGCCCGGACTCTGTGGTATGACCGCCCCAAGTATGTGTTCATGGAGTTTTGTGTAGAGGACAGCACCGACGTCCAGGTGCTTCTTGAGGACCACCGGGTAGTTTTCAG CTGCAGGAATGCAGACGGTGTGGAGATGTACAATGAGATTGAGTTTTACGCCAAGGTGAACTCCAAG GACTCTCAGGATAAACGTTCAAGCCGCTCGATCACTTGCTTCgtgagaaaatggaaggagaaggtAGCCTGGCCTCGGCTCACCAAAGAAGACATCAAG CCAGTGTGGCTATCTGTGGACTTTGATAATTGGAGAGACTGGGAAGGGGATGAAGAGGTGGAGCTAGCTCAGGTGGAACATTATGCAGAG CTTTTAAAGAAAGCCAGTGCCAAAGGACCTCCCCCTGCCATGGATGACCTCGAT GATGATTCCAGTGGTGAAGACATGGCAG gAACTTAA
- the PTGES3L gene encoding putative protein PTGES3L isoform X2 encodes MHTTLLILGENRAQKKKTRKDIYHRFPYSLQKCVGGSFCGQHARTLWYDRPKYVFMEFCVEDSTDVQVLLEDHRVVFSCRNADGVEMYNEIEFYAKVNSKDSQDKRSSRSITCFVRKWKEKVAWPRLTKEDIKPVWLSVDFDNWRDWEGDEEVELAQVEHYAELLKKASAKGPPPAMDDLDDDSSGEDMAGT; translated from the exons ATGCATACCACTCTCTTAATACTTGGTGAAAACCGAGCCCAAAAGAAAAAAACGCGAAAAGACATCTATCACCGCTTCCCATATTCTTTGCAGAAGTGTGTGGGGGGCAGCTTCTGTGG ACAACACGCCCGGACTCTGTGGTATGACCGCCCCAAGTATGTGTTCATGGAGTTTTGTGTAGAGGACAGCACCGACGTCCAGGTGCTTCTTGAGGACCACCGGGTAGTTTTCAG CTGCAGGAATGCAGACGGTGTGGAGATGTACAATGAGATTGAGTTTTACGCCAAGGTGAACTCCAAG GACTCTCAGGATAAACGTTCAAGCCGCTCGATCACTTGCTTCgtgagaaaatggaaggagaaggtAGCCTGGCCTCGGCTCACCAAAGAAGACATCAAG CCAGTGTGGCTATCTGTGGACTTTGATAATTGGAGAGACTGGGAAGGGGATGAAGAGGTGGAGCTAGCTCAGGTGGAACATTATGCAGAG CTTTTAAAGAAAGCCAGTGCCAAAGGACCTCCCCCTGCCATGGATGACCTCGAT GATGATTCCAGTGGTGAAGACATGGCAG gAACTTAA
- the RUNDC1 gene encoding RUN domain-containing protein 1 has translation MTPHARPRPPPTGSCARRCHGSEGARLMGRASGKMAAAGGMAATAAAGAVAPEPKAEAEGEEAEASPPPCEAVRWAPVGAVAEARAALCEEEDGSEGGAGSGPSSPPESPGRALRRLRAERRRLDSALLALSSHFAQVQFRLRQVVRGAPAEQQRLLRELEDFAFRGCPHVLGWGAPGDPTSEEADGHGPREGPQGLRRDEQSEQEKQERVEAQREKQRELIVQLKTQLDDLETFAYQEGSYDSLPQSMVLERQRVIIDELIKKLDMNLNEDISSLSPEELRQRVDVAVAQIVNPARVKEQLVEQLKTQIRDLEMFINFIQDEVGSPLQTGGEHCECRTSGRPGNGSSGIGTRLPSGNKKVNAEEAKKIRETGLHLMRRALAVLQIFAVSQFGCTAGQIPRTLWQRDQADRDYSPLLKRLEASVDRVRQLALRNQMNDHVISSTSLQDIPLGGKDELTVAVRKELTVAMRDLLAHGLYASSPGMSLMMAPIACLLPSLSSAPQAMHPWELFVKYYNTKNGRAFVESPARKLSQSFGLPMTGGAVVTPKQSLLTAIHVVLTEHDPFKRSADSELKALVCMALNEQRLVSWVNLICKSGALIEPHYQPWSYMAHTGFESALNLLSRLSSLKFSLPVDLAVRQLKNIKDAF, from the exons ATGACGCCACACGCCAGGCCCCGCCCACCGCCCACAGGCTCTTGCGCGCGGCGTTGCCATGGCAGCGAGGGGGCGCGGTTGATGGGGCGCGCTTCCGGGAAGATGGCGGCCGCGGGGGGTATGGCGGCGACGGCGGCAGCCGGAGCGGTGGCCCCGGAGCCCAAGGCCGAGGCCGAAGGGGAGGAGGCGGAGGCGTCGCCGCCGCCGTGCGAGGCGGTGCGGTGGGCGCCGGTGGGTGCGGTGGCCGAGGCGCGGGCGGCGCTGTGCGAGGAGGAGGACGGCTCGGAGGGAGGCGCGGGCTCCGGCCCCTCCTCGCCCCCGGAGTCCCCGGGCCGGGCGCTGCGGCGGCTGCGAGCCGAGCGGCGGCGGCTGGACTCGGCGCTGCTCGCGCTGTCCTCGCACTTCGCCCAGGTGCAGTTCCGCCTGCGGCAGGTGGTGCGTGGGGCCCCCGCCGAGCAGCAGCGTCTGCTGCGAGAGCTCGAGGACTTCGCCTTCCGCGGCTGCCCGCACGTGCTGGGCTGGGGCGCCCCTGGGGACCCGACCTCCGAGGAGGCGGACGGACATGGGCCACGCGAGGGCCCGCAGGGGCTGCGGCGGGACGAGCAG AGTGAACAGGAAAAACAGGAGCGTGTAGAagcccagagagagaagcagcgaGAACTCATTGTTCAACTGAAGACTCAGCTAGATGACCTGGAAACTTTTGCCTACCAGGAGGGTAGCTATGACTCCTTGCCACAGTCCATGGTATTGGAAAGACAACGG GTGATCATAGATGAACTAATAAAGAAGTTAGACATGAATCTGAATGAAGACATCAGTTCACTGTCTCCTGAAGAGTTACGGCAGCGTGTGGATGTAGCTGTGGCCCAGATAGTCAATCCTGCCCGAGTGAAGGAGCAGTTGGTGGAACAGCTAAAAACTCAGATTCGAGACCTGGAAATGTTCATTAATTTCATCCAAG ATGAAGTGGGAAGCCCCTTGCAGACAGGAGGTGAACATTGTGAGTGCAGGAcatcagggaggcctggaaatgGCTCCTCCGGGATTGGTACTCGATTGCCTTCTGGAAATAAAAAAG TGAATGctgaagaggcaaagaagatCCGTGAGACAGGGCTGCACTTGATGCGGAGAGCGCTGGCTGTGCTCCAGATCTTTGCAGTGAGTCAGTTTGGTTGCACTGCTGGTCAGATCCCTCGCACCCTGTGGCAGAGGGACCAGGCTGATAGGGATTATTCTCCTCTGTTGAAAAGGTTGGAGGCCTCGGTGGACAGGGTGAGGCAGCTAGCTCTGAGGAACCAGATGAACGATCATGTCATCAGCAGTACTAGCCTTCAGGACATCCCCCTTGGGGGCAAAGATGAGCTAACGGTGGCAGTGCGGAAGGAGCTGACCGTGGCCATGCGGGACTTACTAGCCCATGGGTTGTACGCCTCTTCACCAGGGATGAGTCTCATGATGGCTCCCATTGCTTGcttgctcccttctctctcttctgcccCCCAGGCCATGCACCCCTGGGAGCTCTTTGTGAAATACTACAACACCAAAAATGGCCGAGCTTTTGTGGAGTCCCCAGCTCGAAAGCTGTCCCAGTCCTTTGGGCTGCCTATGACAGGGGGTGCTGTTGTGACACCCAAACAAAGCTTGTTAACTGCCATCCATGTAGTGCTGACTGAACATGACCCCTTTAAGCGCAGCGCAGACTCAGAGTTGAAAGCTTTGGTGTGTATGGCCCTGAATGAGCAGCGTTTGGTGTCTTGGGTCAATCTGATCTGCAAATCTGGAGCACTTATTGAACCACACTACCAGCCTTGGAGTTATATGGCACATACAGGTTTTGAAAGTGCCCTCAATCTGCTCAGCCGCCTGAGCAGCCTCAAATTCAGCCTCCCTGTGGACCTGGCCGTTCGACAGCTCAAGAACATCAAAGATGCCTTTTGA